From a region of the Sesamum indicum cultivar Zhongzhi No. 13 linkage group LG3, S_indicum_v1.0, whole genome shotgun sequence genome:
- the LOC105158240 gene encoding uncharacterized protein LOC105158240 yields the protein MGSSVKLSLLLFFTCSLFVQITIAEDVICENLPTNLCSFAIASSGKRCVLENHKNAHGKTCKTSEVVVDKLSGYIETDECVKACGVCRESVGLSSDAFLSSKFTAHLCSPACYHKCPNIVDLFFNLAAGEGVSLPALCKNQEDKHREMLASLSGDGVNPGPAAAPTPASL from the exons ATGGGTTCTTCAGTGAAATTATCATTGCTCCTCTTCTTCACTTGCTCTCTCTTTGTTCAAATAACAATCG cTGAGGACGTGATTTGTGAGAATTTGCCCACAAATTTATGTTCTTTCGCAATTGCATCATCTGGAAAGAGGTGTGTGTTGGAGAACCACAAAAATGCGCATGGCAAAACGTGTAAGACATCAGAGGTTGTGGTGGACAAATTATCTGGATACATTGAGACAGATGAGTGCGTGAAAGCATGCGGTGTTTGTCGTGAATCCGTTGGGTTATCCTCCGACGCCTTTCTCTCATCCAAGTTCACTGCGCATCTCTGTTCTCCTGCTTGCTACCATAAGTGCCCTAACATTGTCGATCTTTTTTTCAATCTTGCTGCAGGCGAag GAGTATCTTTGCCAGCTCTATGTAAGAACCAAGAAGACAAACATCGAGAAATGTTGGCAAGTTTGAGCGGTGACGGCGTCAACCCTGGTCCGGCAGCTGCTCCTACACCAGCATCTTTATAA